A genomic stretch from Telmatocola sphagniphila includes:
- a CDS encoding PDZ domain-containing protein yields MIRILTIAGLLISALTASAQPPSLDAQYEKATFEAVSKVAPCVVLIETSGGQDVMLATAVRKVVGPTTGLAVDPDGYIITSSFNFTNRPTDIFVTVPGKGKAVAKVVAHDLSRMLTLLKIDLKDLAVPTAFPKAEVEVGQTSLALGRTLEPNVNKMPSIASGIISAKNRIWGKAVQTDAKVSPNNYGGPLVALDGRVYGVLVPASSEGEETDTAGTEWYDSGIGFAIPLEDVMKVLPKLKAGTAEKPVNLRGGILGIPAPQPPQYLDAPTLTAISPKSAAEAAGLKAGDKVLSVDGKTINTLAQFLHTIKPLYEGDSISIKVKRGDQEIDIPKIVLRGVQTDLAEGFLGILPMRDDPELGVEIRLVFPDSPADKAGLKAGDRLMKLAPEGIKDLLPFAGRDSLLTIMSRFVAGTSLQFEVKKKDSGKTEKITVKLAEMNDSLPEKFPQESSKKRALERPKPIPKSAMFGPGNPFRPGDPAPGETPLKPKEKDPAKPKDSDKKPQANSSAGNNPHQDDKKPGDDKKPEEKKKYETGLIQKSNPEQGHDYWVYVPENYDPNISHGLIVWLHPAGVDGKDAKEITNIWKLVCEEFNFIMIGPITHNKDGWIPSETDYIVQDIQNTINSYTIDRARIATHGSGVGGQMAFYVAFRERSLIRGVAAVGAVLGTQPKDKIPSQRLSFFIAAGQKDPLLKDIKESRLKLEKKKFPVIWREMAEIGKQYIFEDDKAIRDLVRWFDSLDRL; encoded by the coding sequence ATGATTCGCATTCTCACCATTGCCGGTCTTCTGATATCGGCTTTAACCGCCTCGGCCCAACCGCCCAGTCTGGATGCCCAGTACGAAAAAGCCACGTTCGAAGCTGTGAGCAAAGTGGCTCCCTGCGTGGTGCTGATTGAAACCTCGGGTGGGCAAGACGTGATGCTGGCCACCGCAGTCCGCAAGGTTGTCGGACCGACTACGGGTCTGGCCGTGGATCCGGATGGCTACATCATCACCAGTTCGTTCAACTTCACCAACAGGCCGACCGATATTTTCGTGACGGTTCCCGGCAAAGGAAAAGCGGTCGCCAAAGTGGTCGCCCATGACCTTTCCCGGATGTTGACCCTTCTGAAGATCGATCTGAAAGATCTGGCAGTTCCTACTGCTTTTCCAAAGGCGGAAGTTGAAGTGGGACAGACCAGCTTGGCCCTGGGGCGAACGCTGGAGCCGAATGTGAATAAGATGCCGTCGATTGCCAGCGGGATTATCAGTGCCAAAAATCGCATCTGGGGCAAAGCAGTTCAAACCGATGCCAAAGTGTCTCCAAATAATTATGGCGGCCCGCTGGTGGCTCTGGATGGGCGGGTCTACGGCGTACTGGTACCGGCATCTTCCGAAGGGGAGGAGACCGATACGGCCGGGACCGAATGGTACGATTCGGGCATTGGTTTTGCGATTCCCCTGGAAGACGTCATGAAGGTTCTGCCAAAGCTCAAAGCGGGCACGGCCGAGAAACCCGTGAATCTGCGCGGGGGGATCCTGGGCATTCCTGCTCCTCAACCGCCTCAGTATCTCGATGCTCCGACCTTAACGGCGATTTCTCCCAAATCGGCCGCCGAAGCGGCGGGGCTCAAAGCGGGTGATAAAGTGCTGTCGGTTGATGGGAAAACGATCAACACCCTCGCCCAATTTCTGCATACCATCAAGCCACTCTACGAAGGCGATTCCATCTCGATCAAGGTGAAGCGCGGCGACCAAGAAATTGACATCCCCAAGATAGTGCTGCGAGGTGTCCAGACCGATCTCGCGGAAGGATTTTTAGGAATTCTACCGATGCGGGATGACCCGGAACTGGGCGTGGAAATTCGTCTGGTCTTTCCCGATAGCCCGGCGGATAAAGCAGGGCTCAAAGCGGGCGATCGACTCATGAAGCTGGCACCGGAAGGGATTAAAGATCTGTTGCCATTCGCGGGCCGCGATTCACTTTTGACGATTATGAGCCGTTTCGTGGCAGGTACCTCGCTCCAGTTCGAAGTGAAAAAGAAAGACTCGGGTAAAACGGAGAAAATTACCGTTAAGCTGGCCGAGATGAATGATTCGCTGCCGGAGAAATTCCCTCAGGAATCCTCCAAGAAACGCGCTCTCGAACGGCCTAAGCCAATTCCGAAGTCCGCGATGTTCGGACCGGGGAATCCTTTCCGCCCTGGGGATCCCGCGCCGGGTGAAACTCCTCTAAAACCGAAGGAGAAAGATCCTGCCAAACCGAAAGATTCGGATAAGAAGCCGCAGGCAAATTCCAGCGCGGGCAATAATCCGCATCAGGACGACAAGAAGCCCGGCGACGATAAAAAGCCCGAGGAAAAAAAGAAGTATGAAACCGGTTTGATTCAAAAGTCGAATCCCGAACAAGGACACGATTATTGGGTCTACGTTCCGGAGAATTATGATCCGAACATCTCGCATGGGCTAATCGTCTGGTTGCATCCCGCGGGTGTGGACGGTAAGGACGCGAAGGAAATCACCAATATCTGGAAACTGGTCTGCGAAGAGTTCAACTTTATCATGATCGGGCCGATTACCCACAACAAGGATGGCTGGATCCCCAGTGAGACCGATTACATCGTTCAGGACATTCAGAATACCATCAACAGCTACACCATTGATCGGGCCCGCATTGCCACGCATGGCAGCGGAGTTGGCGGCCAGATGGCCTTTTACGTCGCTTTCCGGGAACGAAGCTTAATTCGCGGAGTGGCGGCGGTCGGTGCGGTTCTGGGAACGCAGCCCAAGGATAAAATCCCCAGCCAACGTTTGAGCTTCTTCATAGCGGCCGGCCAGAAGGATCCGTTGCTGAAGGATATTAAGGAAAGCCGGCTGAAACTGGAGAAGAAGAAATTCCCTGTGATCTGGCGCGAAATGGCGGAGATCGGTAAGCAGTATATTTTCGAGGATGATAAGGCGATCCGCGACCTGGTTCGTTGGTTCGACTCGCTGGATCGCCTGTAG
- a CDS encoding NPCBM/NEW2 domain-containing protein — protein sequence MSPKIRHLVPFLLLCFCPTLLPGAELVTTAGKKINCVLVGIGDKKIDMTVDGRADSLPITQILQVDFAPFRKEATKEKTSIIELLDGSQFRVKSYKIKGKKIELELYNSSITKPLQLPLSQVYYLFREPDSLKLAADFQTLVRKRSKRDVMVVRKGENLDAIEGTFGEADATGDTIQFEIAGGVSSPIRMSRVLGIIFNQPPEGERPTTLCKLIDKSGNLFVLKAIQVAGDKLTWSTVTGVDVAGYALSDVARLDFSSGTLRYLSDLDPASVVATSTNEFVERFRKDTNLDGREISLHREKFPKGLTIPSRTILTYDVEGFREFRAVIGVDDELEADSVVNVKIEADGKPIFSQKITKKDEPKTLNLGIQNVKNLRLTVESELLDLGNQVSLGDARVIK from the coding sequence ATGTCACCTAAGATTCGACACTTGGTTCCTTTCCTGCTTTTGTGTTTTTGTCCCACACTGCTGCCCGGTGCCGAGCTGGTTACCACGGCTGGCAAGAAAATCAATTGCGTTCTGGTGGGGATCGGTGATAAAAAAATCGACATGACTGTCGACGGGCGGGCCGATTCCTTGCCCATCACGCAAATACTGCAAGTCGACTTTGCTCCCTTTCGCAAGGAAGCCACCAAGGAAAAGACTTCGATTATCGAATTGCTCGACGGCTCCCAGTTTCGAGTCAAATCGTACAAGATCAAAGGTAAAAAAATCGAATTGGAGTTGTACAACTCCTCAATCACCAAGCCGCTTCAATTGCCACTCTCGCAGGTCTATTATCTCTTCCGGGAACCCGACTCTCTGAAGCTGGCGGCCGATTTCCAGACTCTGGTCCGGAAACGGAGCAAGCGGGATGTGATGGTGGTTCGTAAAGGGGAGAATCTCGACGCCATCGAGGGGACCTTCGGGGAAGCCGATGCCACGGGAGATACCATTCAGTTTGAAATCGCCGGCGGCGTATCCTCGCCGATTCGCATGAGCCGCGTGCTGGGGATAATCTTCAATCAACCCCCTGAGGGCGAGCGGCCGACCACGCTCTGTAAACTGATCGATAAATCGGGAAATCTGTTCGTGCTCAAAGCGATTCAGGTCGCGGGGGATAAACTGACCTGGAGCACGGTGACCGGCGTCGATGTTGCTGGTTATGCTCTTTCCGATGTGGCTCGACTCGATTTCAGTTCGGGTACGCTCCGCTACCTTTCCGATCTCGATCCGGCTAGTGTCGTCGCGACTTCCACAAATGAATTCGTCGAACGATTTCGCAAGGATACCAATCTCGATGGCCGGGAAATATCTCTGCATCGCGAAAAATTCCCCAAAGGACTTACAATTCCTTCTCGAACGATCCTAACTTACGACGTGGAAGGGTTCCGGGAGTTTCGGGCGGTGATCGGCGTCGATGATGAACTGGAAGCCGACAGCGTGGTCAACGTGAAGATCGAGGCCGATGGCAAGCCGATCTTCAGTCAGAAAATCACGAAGAAAGATGAGCCTAAGACGCTGAATCTGGGGATTCAGAACGTCAAAAATTTAAGGCTGACCGTGGAATCGGAACTGCTCGATTTGGGAAATCAGGTCAGCTTGGGTGATGCCCGCGTGATCAAGTAA
- a CDS encoding S1C family serine protease, producing the protein MIVRYILAVALFSGSVVGAKAQDSFSTAFQSANQKMVKIFGSGGFQGLVNYGSGIVISPEGHILTIATQLLDTADLRVHLSDGRRMKARVVVIEPELDAAIIQVQQEAKSSFKLDLPFYDIPASAKAMHVKPGDMIFSLNNSYQVAMRDEPMTVQRGVIAAISKLQARRGIFEAPFHGEVFFLDAITNNPGASGGALVTKDGQLIGMVGKEFRNSQSDTWANYAIPLNCKLEVKIDDKPRTISLVEFVELGMQGKWKPSPPRQERRGNGAYHGIIFVPNVVEQTPPYIEGVEPGSPAAKAGLKPDDLIVYFEGEPVYHIKLFREMIAKSEPGMKIRLEVRRGEKLIPIELELTTTPKK; encoded by the coding sequence ATGATCGTGCGCTACATTTTGGCAGTCGCTTTATTCTCTGGCTCGGTTGTTGGGGCGAAAGCTCAGGACTCGTTTTCGACTGCCTTCCAATCAGCCAATCAGAAGATGGTAAAAATCTTCGGCTCGGGTGGTTTTCAAGGGCTGGTGAACTACGGCTCCGGCATCGTTATTTCGCCGGAAGGGCACATTCTGACTATTGCCACGCAATTACTCGACACGGCCGATCTGCGCGTGCACTTGTCGGATGGCCGACGCATGAAAGCCCGGGTCGTCGTGATCGAACCCGAGTTGGATGCGGCCATTATTCAGGTTCAACAGGAAGCGAAATCCTCCTTTAAGCTCGATCTGCCCTTTTACGACATTCCCGCCTCGGCCAAGGCCATGCACGTGAAGCCAGGAGATATGATCTTCAGTCTTAACAACTCCTACCAGGTGGCCATGCGCGACGAACCGATGACGGTGCAGCGGGGCGTGATTGCCGCGATTTCCAAGCTTCAGGCACGCCGGGGGATTTTCGAAGCGCCCTTCCACGGCGAAGTATTTTTCCTCGATGCCATAACCAACAATCCGGGAGCCTCCGGCGGTGCCCTGGTAACCAAGGATGGCCAATTGATCGGTATGGTGGGCAAGGAATTTCGAAACTCTCAGTCGGACACCTGGGCTAACTATGCCATCCCGCTCAATTGCAAACTGGAAGTAAAAATCGACGATAAGCCGCGGACAATTTCTCTGGTGGAGTTCGTCGAACTGGGAATGCAAGGTAAGTGGAAGCCTTCGCCGCCCCGTCAGGAAAGACGCGGGAACGGTGCCTACCACGGCATCATCTTCGTACCGAACGTCGTCGAACAAACCCCTCCCTATATCGAGGGTGTGGAACCCGGCTCACCGGCCGCTAAAGCCGGTCTGAAGCCGGATGACCTGATCGTCTACTTCGAAGGAGAGCCGGTCTATCACATCAAACTCTTCCGGGAGATGATCGCCAAGTCCGAACCGGGCATGAAGATCCGCCTGGAAGTTCGTCGCGGCGAAAAATTGATTCCCATTGAGCTGGAATTGACCACGACGCCTAAGAAGTAA
- a CDS encoding S1C family serine protease, which yields MKKYSFCFLLAAFCTVGLSSFPSQAESLKEAEAKRIAVINKVKPAVVSIFGLQGWGGGSGVLIDQEGYALTNAHVVQPTGPAMRCGLSDGVLYQAVLVGIDKVGDVALIKLLPKKPGDKFPFAPLGDSDKVKPGDWSLAMGNPFVLATDFNPTVTFGLISGVNRYQHPSGGFLEYTDCIQTDTSINPGNSGGPLFNMNGEVVGINGRIMFAMEKRVRINSGHGYAISINQIKNFLGHFYAGIETDHATLGARIETTSDETDLDQITVKEVLDESDAHRRGLAENDVLLSFAGRPVTTVNQYKNILGIFPSEWRVPMTIRRGNENKEMLVRLMGYQPKVVNEPKEGTPQPKGPMPQGPKPPAEVQKLLKERKGYANYYFNEVSRDRLLEAIKAHGDFSKLTGNWTINGFADREGRASDFKASVSDVVDPKDKQVKTVVKAALNTDYTLEPIKLGQTDVDRMEPPGSGGLMMALYHYRRFLTLGPKGFEGESFTHGGYEPFYLMPADGSKPKSLADTRLLCEVIRTEHADVRGKWYFYRTHLNPNLPPGKMTYPDYALVGFEIYISKDLDPCEISLYDYKKIDGRLLPGRMDVRFGDRKYATLNNLTYTLAEASK from the coding sequence ATGAAGAAATACTCGTTCTGTTTTCTGCTGGCGGCCTTCTGCACCGTCGGGCTATCGAGTTTTCCCTCCCAGGCCGAGTCCCTGAAGGAAGCTGAAGCCAAACGGATTGCCGTGATCAATAAGGTCAAACCGGCCGTGGTCTCTATCTTCGGCCTGCAGGGTTGGGGCGGCGGTTCCGGGGTATTGATTGATCAAGAAGGCTATGCCCTCACCAACGCTCACGTCGTGCAACCGACCGGCCCGGCCATGCGATGCGGACTTTCGGACGGCGTTTTGTATCAGGCCGTGCTGGTAGGGATCGATAAAGTCGGCGATGTGGCCCTCATCAAACTTCTGCCAAAAAAGCCGGGGGACAAGTTCCCGTTCGCGCCTCTGGGCGATAGCGACAAGGTGAAGCCGGGCGACTGGTCTTTAGCCATGGGCAATCCGTTCGTTCTCGCAACCGATTTCAACCCGACTGTTACCTTTGGTCTGATTTCGGGCGTGAATCGTTATCAGCATCCTTCCGGGGGCTTCCTGGAATATACCGATTGCATTCAGACCGACACCTCCATCAATCCCGGCAACTCGGGAGGCCCGCTTTTCAACATGAATGGGGAAGTGGTCGGCATCAACGGCCGAATTATGTTCGCGATGGAAAAACGCGTGCGTATCAACTCCGGGCATGGTTATGCCATCTCGATCAATCAGATAAAAAATTTCCTCGGCCATTTCTATGCCGGGATTGAGACCGATCATGCCACCCTCGGGGCGCGGATCGAGACCACCAGCGATGAGACGGACCTGGATCAGATCACTGTGAAAGAAGTACTGGACGAGTCCGACGCGCATCGCCGCGGTCTAGCCGAGAACGATGTGCTACTGTCTTTTGCCGGCCGACCGGTAACCACGGTGAATCAGTACAAGAATATCCTCGGCATTTTCCCCTCCGAATGGCGCGTACCGATGACTATTCGACGCGGCAACGAAAACAAGGAGATGCTGGTTCGATTGATGGGTTATCAGCCGAAAGTCGTCAACGAGCCCAAGGAAGGAACTCCCCAGCCCAAGGGGCCAATGCCCCAGGGACCAAAGCCTCCCGCGGAAGTTCAGAAACTATTGAAAGAGCGAAAAGGCTATGCCAACTACTACTTCAATGAAGTCTCTCGCGATCGATTGCTGGAGGCTATCAAAGCCCACGGCGATTTCAGTAAGCTCACCGGAAACTGGACCATCAACGGCTTCGCCGATCGGGAAGGCCGGGCCTCCGATTTCAAAGCTTCGGTGAGCGATGTGGTGGATCCCAAAGATAAGCAGGTAAAAACGGTCGTCAAAGCGGCTTTGAACACCGATTACACTCTGGAACCGATCAAACTGGGGCAAACCGATGTCGACCGCATGGAACCGCCGGGCAGCGGTGGGTTGATGATGGCTCTCTATCACTATCGCCGCTTCTTGACTCTCGGGCCGAAGGGATTCGAAGGGGAGAGCTTTACTCACGGCGGGTACGAGCCGTTTTATCTGATGCCGGCCGACGGCAGTAAGCCGAAATCGCTCGCCGATACCAGGCTGCTTTGCGAGGTCATCCGTACCGAACATGCCGATGTACGCGGCAAGTGGTACTTCTATCGGACCCACCTGAATCCCAATCTGCCGCCGGGGAAGATGACCTATCCCGATTATGCCCTGGTGGGTTTTGAAATCTACATTTCAAAGGATTTGGATCCCTGCGAGATCTCCTTGTACGACTACAAAAAGATCGATGGTCGACTGCTGCCGGGAAGAATGGATGTTCGCTTCGGCGACCGGAAATATGCGACCCTTAACAATCTGACTTACACTCTTGCGGAAGCATCGAAATAA